The segment GCGTAGATGTCGATCGCCGCCGGCGAAGCGACATCATGGCCGAGCTCGCCGAGCGCGACGAGCTCACCGCCCGCGCGATCCTCGAGCCGTGACGAAAACGCGAGCCCATCCGGCCCAGCGGCGACTTGAGCGCGCATACGCTGCTCGCCGCCGGTCGTCGCGGCGAAACCGCTTCCGGACAACCGCAAGAGAGGACCATCGAACGCGACGAGTGCGCTCGTCGTGCCTCGCGTGTCGATGTCCGCGACAAACGGAATCTCGCGCGACGGGGCGCGAGCGACAACGACGAATTGGCCCGTGACCGGAGCGGCGGTGAGATCGATGTCGCCGTCGCCGCCTATGGTCGACCCGTCATAACGCGCCGTCATGCTCTGCAGCGCGACGTGTCCGTCGTGATAGTATGCGCTCAAGCCGAGACCGTCGATCGGGACCCCGCCGTACCTTACCCGTCTCAGTCCTTTGAGCTCGATGTTGGCGTGCGGATTCGCCGGTGGGCCATCGATCGCGACGCCGATCGCGACCTTACCCGCCAGCGGCAGCTTCGACGAGAATGGGAGCAACTGCCGGACGCCCTCCAACGGACCATCCGCACGCGCCCTCAACCCCAGCAGGAGATCGGGGAACAATTCTACCGAGCCGGCCGCGGCAAGCGGCACGCCACCCGTCGAACCGCGCAGGCCTTCGAACTCGAGCGTGCCGTCGAACACTGAGAACCGGCCTGCGACGCCGGTTATCGGCTTCGCAAGCGGCAGGGTGCGTAGCGCTCCGTCGTGCACGCTGCCTGCGCTTATGAATCGCCACTGCGGCCCCGTCGACGGATCCCAACCGACCGCGTACGCATCGAGTTTCATATCTGCGACGCCACGCTCGACGACGAACGCGCTGCTCGACACCGGAACGTCGACAAGCGGCCCGAGCGGCGCTCCGTGGACGACTAAGTGCGCGCGCGCGATGCGGGCGATATCGTTTTGCTCGAACACAGCCGTCACGCCCGAGGGCGAGGTCGAACCGCCGAACGAGAGGCTTGCCTTGCCGCTTGAACGCCCACCCTGGTCGACGTTCGCCGCGAAAGCGACATCGCGTAATTCGACGACACGGGCGGTCGGCGCCGCATCGCTCACCACGTAGACCGAACCGGCGACGAGGTCGACCTTCGCTCGAAACGGCGAGCCCCGCGATGTGCTGTTCGAGGTGCCGCCCCCGCCCGCAAGCCGCGCGACATCGTAGGAGCCGTCGGCAGCGCGGTGGATGAATACGCGAGGCTGCACGACCCTGATGCTCGATATGCCGAGCGCGCGTCCGTACTCGCCGTACGTGATCCGCAGCTCGGCGGTGTCGAAGAACGGGCGCGACCCGTCGGTCACCACGATGTCGCGCGCGTCGAAGACGCCGTCGTTCATCGTGACGTCTGCGTGCTCGAGATGGAAGCCCTTGAGCGACAGATACGTCGAAGCGATCGCGCGCACCACTAGCGCGCGTGTGCTCGGCAGCGCAAATGCTAGAGCGAGAGCTGCGCAAACGCCGACGATCGCGATCGCGACGCCGGCCACAAACGCGAGGACGCGTCTGCGCGCCGCATGTTCGGACTCTCGGCCCTTGGGGAAATGCTCCACGCTGGAGGTTTCCCATTTAGCCGGCGGACAAATCTTAGGCTCGGCTGTAAAACGAGCAGCCGCCTTTGGGACGGCGGCTGCTTTTCACTCGCGCTCGGAGGGATTCGAACCCCCGACCTCCAGATTCGTAGTCTGGCATTCTATCCAACTGAACTACGAGCGCGCGCTATTTTGGATCGGTGGCGGAGAGAGAGGGATTCGAACCCTCGATAGCGCCTTTATAGCACTATAACGGTTTAGCAAACCGCCGCCTTCAGCCAGCTCGGCCATCTCTCCACAAGACTTAGCTAGTGTACCACAGCGGGTGAAATCCCGCCTGCCGGGATCATTCGACGACGAGGTTCTCCAACATCGTCGCGACCGCACCGGCTGCGTGCGGGAGCGCCATTCGCCGAGCGTTTTGCGCCATCCGCTGCATTCGGATCGGCTCCGCCAAGAGACGATCGAGTACGTCTATGAGATCGCGCGACGTCTGCGCGCGAACGCCGATGCCGCTCTCCTGCAGATATCGCGCGTTGCGCTCTTCTTGGCCGGGCAGCGGACGAAGCATGACCATCGGCAGACCCGCGGCGAGCGCTTCCGAACTCGTCAGCCCGCCGGGCTTGCTCACGAGCACGTCCGCGGCGCGCATGTAATCGTAGACGTTCGGTACGAATCCCGCGACCGTCACATCTTTTCGCATACGCCGCGCCGCATCGGCGAGCCGCTGCTCGAGCCGCGAGTTCTTGCCGACGACGACGACCGTCTGCACGTCGTGCCGCAGCGAATCGATGCGCGCCAGAGCCTTCTCGAGCGGCCCGATGCCGAGGCCGCCGCCCATGAGCAACAGCGTCGTCTTATGCGGGTCGACGCCGATCGCGCGCCGCGCTTCGGCCTTCGTCTGATGCCCGCCGAAACGGCCGTCGATCGGGATGCCCGTGACCTCGACCCGATCCGGCGTGACGCCGTGGGTGATGAGCGCCTGCCGCATCTCCGCCGTCGCGACGGCGTAGCCGTCGATGTTCCGATGGATCCAAAACGGGTGGACGACGAAATCGGTGACGATGCCGACGACCGGAGGCGCGTCGGCGAACTCGCGCTTGTATTCCGACATGACGCCGCACGGGAACGCGTGCGTGCACACGACGACATCCGGAGCGAGCGCAGAGACGTACTGGCGCAAGTTGAGCGCCGTAT is part of the Candidatus Eremiobacteraceae bacterium genome and harbors:
- a CDS encoding glycosyltransferase, which encodes MVIQVDEARSARAKATRNILFLSASVGEGHTAAACAVRSALADKLPNARSEVVDSYRYASHVFHRVASNGYIGMVKLLPQLYKYIYDQAERATKVSAFKSWLHHYTALNLRQYVSALAPDVVVCTHAFPCGVMSEYKREFADAPPVVGIVTDFVVHPFWIHRNIDGYAVATAEMRQALITHGVTPDRVEVTGIPIDGRFGGHQTKAEARRAIGVDPHKTTLLLMGGGLGIGPLEKALARIDSLRHDVQTVVVVGKNSRLEQRLADAARRMRKDVTVAGFVPNVYDYMRAADVLVSKPGGLTSSEALAAGLPMVMLRPLPGQEERNARYLQESGIGVRAQTSRDLIDVLDRLLAEPIRMQRMAQNARRMALPHAAGAVATMLENLVVE